In one Pseudoclavibacter sp. Marseille-Q3772 genomic region, the following are encoded:
- a CDS encoding aspartate dehydrogenase domain-containing protein, translating into MSTSPVSIGFLGHGTIANDCKLFLAPELERGDIRIAGAVVRDPAKYTGESVPYPIRDASALDDLLVAADIVVECAGVPAIREHGPAVVASGTPLLLTSVGALADLELLRQLLSAPGELVVTNGAIGGFDALSAAAEAGGIDEISIQTSKLAKALVRPWMSDEERARLESLTPVDGPIELLRGTPRDAIEKFPANVNVTVALAWATRDYLGPHPTAAEQVEAMDRSLARVEVRVMADAAATLSSHVIRCAGSAGEYVFHFQNAPSKTNPRTSGFTAMSVVRDLREWIARHTD; encoded by the coding sequence ATGAGTACTTCTCCCGTCAGCATCGGTTTCCTCGGCCACGGCACCATCGCCAATGATTGCAAGCTGTTCCTTGCGCCCGAGCTTGAACGCGGCGATATCCGCATTGCTGGCGCGGTGGTGCGCGACCCCGCGAAGTACACAGGAGAGTCGGTGCCGTACCCGATTCGGGATGCATCGGCGCTCGACGACCTGCTCGTCGCAGCAGACATCGTGGTCGAGTGCGCCGGCGTTCCGGCGATTCGCGAACACGGCCCCGCCGTGGTCGCGTCCGGCACTCCCCTGCTGCTGACCAGTGTCGGCGCGCTGGCGGATCTGGAGCTGCTGCGACAGCTGCTGAGTGCGCCCGGAGAGCTCGTGGTCACCAACGGCGCGATCGGCGGGTTCGATGCGCTCAGCGCTGCGGCCGAGGCCGGCGGAATCGACGAAATCTCCATCCAGACCTCGAAGCTCGCAAAAGCGTTGGTGCGTCCGTGGATGAGCGACGAGGAACGAGCCCGGCTCGAATCCCTCACACCGGTTGACGGCCCGATCGAACTGCTGCGCGGCACGCCGCGGGATGCGATTGAGAAGTTCCCTGCGAATGTGAACGTCACCGTCGCCCTCGCCTGGGCAACTCGCGACTACCTCGGCCCGCACCCGACCGCCGCGGAGCAGGTCGAGGCAATGGACCGGTCGCTTGCACGCGTGGAGGTTCGGGTGATGGCGGATGCGGCCGCGACGCTGAGCTCGCATGTGATTCGGTGTGCGGGTTCGGCCGGTGAGTACGTGTTCCATTTCCAGAACGCGCCCTCGAAGACGAACCCGCGCACGAGCGGGTTCACTGCGATGTCGGTCGTCCGGGATCTGCGGGAGTGGATCGCGCGTCACACCGATTAG
- a CDS encoding TetR/AcrR family transcriptional regulator, which produces MARPNRTRELILDAAVTLAADQGISSTSMDAIAEQAGVAKGSLYYNFASKDELYSAVFTHMRERIESALAEAREADSQEGSPAARATRALVDVFFEAPNAARLAIVELLRTDRAWADNARALRTSLVAEFSRAIRASKPNLDREFDADTAAVALLGAVLMSSLDCIAFRAETSKTGLIASLEHLAEHGLAH; this is translated from the coding sequence ATGGCGCGCCCCAATCGTACTCGAGAACTGATCCTTGATGCAGCCGTTACGCTCGCCGCCGACCAGGGCATTTCATCCACCTCAATGGATGCAATTGCCGAGCAGGCGGGCGTAGCCAAGGGTTCGCTGTACTACAACTTTGCGAGCAAGGACGAGCTGTATTCGGCGGTGTTTACCCATATGCGCGAGCGGATCGAATCTGCGCTTGCCGAAGCGCGCGAGGCCGATTCCCAAGAAGGCTCACCCGCCGCCCGCGCCACCCGAGCACTCGTCGACGTGTTCTTCGAGGCTCCCAATGCCGCCCGTCTCGCAATCGTTGAACTGCTACGCACCGATCGCGCCTGGGCCGACAACGCCCGAGCACTCCGAACCTCGCTCGTAGCCGAGTTCAGCCGTGCCATCCGCGCGTCAAAACCGAACCTGGATCGCGAGTTCGATGCGGATACGGCAGCAGTCGCCCTCCTTGGCGCGGTGCTCATGTCATCTCTGGACTGCATCGCTTTCCGCGCCGAAACCTCGAAAACCGGACTCATTGCATCCCTCGAACACCTCGCAGAACACGGACTCGCCCACTAG
- a CDS encoding alpha-ketoacid dehydrogenase subunit beta — protein MNEQSVTLPLAKALNRALRDAMQDTDRVLCMGEDIGNLGGVFRVTEHLQAEFGPQRVIDTPLAESGIIGTAIGLAMRGYRPVCEIQFDGFVFPGFDQITSQLAKMHARTGGAVRLPVVIRIPYGGHIGAVEHHQESPEAYFAHTGGLRVIAPSTPNDAYWMLRQAIDCDDPVIFLEPKGRYWPKGEIDLRQPPAAMDAARIARVGSDATIIGWGAQTSMNLQAAQLAAEEGRDLEVIDVRSLSPVDWQPLVDSVERTGRAVVVQEAPGHASVGSEIAAQLTERCFYSLEAPILRVAAYDVPFPPARLEQHYLPSVDRILDAVDRAFAY, from the coding sequence ATGAACGAGCAATCGGTAACGCTCCCGCTCGCGAAAGCACTCAACCGCGCCCTTCGCGACGCGATGCAGGACACCGATCGTGTGCTGTGCATGGGGGAAGATATCGGCAACCTCGGCGGGGTGTTTCGGGTCACCGAACACCTGCAGGCTGAGTTCGGGCCGCAGCGGGTCATCGATACCCCGCTGGCCGAGTCCGGCATCATCGGCACCGCGATCGGCCTGGCGATGCGCGGCTATCGGCCCGTGTGCGAGATTCAGTTCGACGGGTTCGTGTTTCCCGGCTTCGATCAGATCACCTCGCAGCTCGCGAAGATGCACGCACGTACCGGCGGTGCCGTGCGCCTGCCCGTGGTGATCCGCATCCCGTACGGTGGTCACATCGGCGCGGTTGAGCACCACCAGGAAAGCCCGGAGGCATACTTCGCGCACACCGGCGGCCTGCGGGTAATCGCCCCATCCACGCCCAATGATGCCTATTGGATGCTCCGGCAGGCGATCGACTGCGATGATCCGGTGATCTTCCTCGAACCGAAGGGTCGCTATTGGCCCAAGGGCGAGATCGATCTGCGCCAGCCCCCGGCGGCGATGGACGCGGCGCGTATCGCTCGCGTCGGATCGGATGCGACGATCATCGGCTGGGGCGCGCAGACCAGTATGAATCTGCAGGCTGCACAGCTCGCCGCCGAAGAGGGCCGCGATCTTGAAGTGATCGATGTGCGCAGCCTCTCCCCCGTCGACTGGCAGCCGCTGGTCGACTCCGTCGAGCGCACCGGCCGCGCGGTCGTGGTACAGGAAGCCCCCGGCCACGCCTCGGTCGGTAGCGAAATCGCCGCTCAGCTCACCGAGCGCTGCTTCTACTCGCTCGAGGCCCCCATCCTGCGAGTCGCCGCCTACGATGTCCCCTTCCCACCCGCCCGACTTGAGCAGCACTACCTGCCGAGTGTTGACCGCATCCTGGATGCCGTCGACCGGGCCTTTGCTTACTAG
- a CDS encoding thiamine pyrophosphate-dependent enzyme, which produces MTDPAHETVSILQPDGSIAPSPAAEPYLERLETASDELWLTALRAMTLTRAFDREATNLQRQGQLALYVPCEGQEAAQVGSALATRDQDAIFPSYREHAVAFTRGLDLIKVLSLLRGCTNGGWDPAEENGLRNYVLVIASQALHATGYAMGQVFDGASGTGDPERDEATIVYFGDGATSQGDLNEALVFARSFNTPQVFFLQNNHWAISVPVRVQSPVPLYRRAHGFGMPGVQLDGNDVMASWAITGHHLDEARAGSGPAFIEALTYRVGPHTTSDDPTKYRQASEEEHWRSRCPIARLERYLRNQGVESAYFDELTEEAADYAADMRRRALALPEPDPRTMFEHPYATEHTAISAQREAFETFEASFDDASGGAR; this is translated from the coding sequence GTGACTGACCCCGCACACGAGACCGTCTCCATCCTGCAACCCGACGGTTCAATCGCCCCCAGCCCAGCTGCTGAGCCGTACCTCGAACGGCTCGAGACGGCATCCGATGAACTGTGGCTAACCGCACTGCGCGCCATGACCCTAACGCGCGCCTTCGACCGCGAAGCCACCAACTTGCAGCGGCAGGGGCAGCTCGCCCTCTACGTTCCCTGCGAGGGACAGGAGGCGGCGCAGGTGGGGTCAGCACTGGCCACGCGCGACCAGGATGCAATCTTCCCCTCCTATCGCGAACATGCGGTTGCCTTCACCCGCGGCCTCGATCTCATCAAGGTGCTGTCGCTGCTGCGTGGCTGCACGAACGGCGGCTGGGACCCGGCCGAGGAAAACGGCCTACGCAACTACGTGCTGGTAATCGCATCCCAGGCGTTGCACGCCACCGGCTACGCCATGGGCCAGGTATTCGACGGCGCCAGCGGTACCGGCGACCCAGAGCGCGACGAGGCGACCATCGTCTACTTCGGTGACGGCGCAACCAGCCAGGGCGACCTCAACGAAGCACTGGTATTCGCCCGCAGCTTCAACACTCCGCAGGTGTTCTTCCTGCAAAACAACCACTGGGCAATTTCGGTACCGGTGCGTGTGCAGTCCCCCGTACCGCTGTATCGGCGCGCGCACGGGTTCGGGATGCCCGGGGTACAGCTGGACGGCAACGATGTGATGGCAAGTTGGGCGATTACCGGCCACCACCTCGATGAAGCACGCGCAGGATCCGGTCCCGCGTTCATCGAAGCACTCACCTACCGCGTCGGGCCACACACCACCAGCGACGATCCGACCAAATACCGCCAGGCAAGCGAAGAGGAACACTGGCGCTCGCGCTGCCCGATCGCGCGCCTGGAACGGTACCTGCGCAACCAGGGCGTCGAGTCCGCATACTTCGACGAGCTGACCGAAGAAGCCGCCGATTACGCGGCCGATATGCGCCGACGAGCACTGGCACTTCCCGAGCCCGACCCGCGAACGATGTTCGAGCATCCGTACGCCACCGAACACACCGCGATTTCGGCACAGCGCGAAGCCTTTGAAACATTCGAAGCATCGTTCGACGACGCTTCCGGAGGTGCCCGATGA
- a CDS encoding MMPL family transporter — translation MTATHSSNKSWLRVVIQALIILVWVITAGIGGTMFGRVSEVSTNDQTAYLPSSSDAYTVQHKLEEFTGSDALPAIVVYTSDSVITPEAAGEVSDALTALNVEGVEPSSSPVIPSVDGKALQAFMLVDSDAEVADAVTALSERVAKTTPEGLQGFVTGPAGFSAQIAQGLASIDGLLLVVALAAVLMILLFVYRSVLLPIVVLATSMFALCVALLVVWWLAKAELVTLSGQTQGILFILVIGATTDYSLLYVARFREALRSTNSTADATKIAWRGSLEPIIASGGTVIAGLMCLLLSELKSNSTLGPVTATGIGFAMIAALTLLPAALYLLGRRAFWPAVPKFEPEVVAAEHGMPSRGMWARIASAVKRRPRLIWVVVTAVLMIGALGLPQLRAHGVPQSDMVAGANEARDGQIALGEHFPAGAGSPVMLLIDEGDIRTVVSTLEANDGVEQVIGVSADSPAGSVPVTPDGPQPLDPRTPNAPALTVVDGQVLLQATLSDAPDSDAAASTVRDLIDELGDTAKIGGVTATSIATTDAGVHDSFLIIPVILAVIMVILMLLLRAILAPVLLILSTVLSFATALGVSAIVFNHVFQFPGSDPAVPLYAFVFLVALGIDYNIFLMTRVREEALEHGTRSGILRGLVITGGVITSAGVVLAATFAALAVVPVVFMLQVSFIVAFGVLLDTFVVRSLLVPALGYDIGRAIWWPSTLRHKQDTDAIDLQRISAPEAMHSDN, via the coding sequence ATGACAGCGACACACTCGTCGAACAAATCGTGGTTGCGGGTGGTTATTCAAGCGCTCATCATCCTGGTGTGGGTCATCACCGCCGGGATCGGTGGCACCATGTTTGGGCGCGTGAGTGAAGTCTCAACGAACGACCAGACGGCGTATCTGCCGAGCAGCTCCGATGCTTATACCGTGCAGCACAAGCTGGAAGAGTTCACCGGTTCGGATGCGCTCCCGGCAATCGTCGTCTACACGAGCGATTCGGTGATCACGCCCGAGGCCGCCGGGGAAGTCTCCGACGCCTTGACGGCGCTCAATGTCGAGGGTGTAGAGCCGTCATCATCGCCGGTGATTCCGTCCGTGGACGGTAAAGCGCTTCAGGCGTTCATGCTGGTCGATAGCGATGCCGAGGTTGCGGATGCGGTGACAGCGTTGAGTGAGCGCGTCGCGAAAACCACGCCCGAGGGATTACAAGGCTTCGTGACCGGACCGGCCGGGTTCTCTGCCCAGATCGCCCAGGGGCTTGCATCCATCGACGGCCTATTGCTGGTCGTCGCGCTTGCCGCGGTGCTGATGATTTTGCTCTTCGTGTACCGCTCGGTACTACTGCCGATTGTCGTGCTGGCGACCAGTATGTTCGCACTGTGCGTGGCGCTATTGGTGGTGTGGTGGCTTGCGAAGGCCGAGCTGGTGACGCTCAGCGGCCAAACCCAGGGCATCCTATTCATCTTGGTGATTGGCGCCACTACCGACTATTCGCTGCTGTATGTCGCGCGTTTCCGGGAGGCCCTACGCAGCACCAATAGCACGGCCGATGCCACCAAGATTGCCTGGCGCGGCTCGCTGGAACCGATCATCGCCTCTGGCGGTACCGTCATCGCCGGGCTGATGTGTCTGCTGTTGAGCGAGCTGAAGTCCAATTCGACGCTGGGCCCGGTAACCGCGACCGGAATCGGGTTCGCGATGATTGCCGCGCTCACGCTGCTGCCGGCGGCACTGTATCTGCTTGGCCGTCGCGCATTCTGGCCGGCCGTACCGAAGTTTGAACCCGAAGTGGTTGCTGCTGAGCACGGTATGCCGTCCAGGGGCATGTGGGCCCGGATCGCGAGTGCCGTGAAGCGTCGCCCGCGCCTGATTTGGGTGGTTGTCACCGCGGTCTTGATGATTGGTGCGTTGGGGCTGCCGCAATTGCGCGCCCACGGGGTGCCGCAAAGCGATATGGTGGCGGGCGCGAATGAAGCCCGCGACGGGCAGATTGCACTGGGCGAACACTTCCCCGCCGGTGCCGGCAGCCCGGTCATGCTGCTCATTGATGAGGGTGATATCCGTACGGTTGTCTCCACGCTCGAGGCCAACGATGGTGTGGAGCAGGTCATAGGCGTTTCGGCTGACTCCCCCGCCGGTTCGGTGCCGGTGACTCCGGACGGTCCGCAACCACTTGACCCACGCACGCCGAACGCACCGGCGTTGACGGTGGTCGACGGTCAGGTACTGCTGCAGGCGACGCTCAGCGATGCACCGGATTCGGATGCTGCGGCATCGACCGTTCGCGATCTGATTGATGAGCTCGGCGATACCGCAAAGATCGGCGGGGTGACTGCCACATCGATTGCGACCACGGATGCGGGTGTGCACGATAGTTTCCTCATCATCCCGGTGATTCTCGCGGTCATCATGGTGATTTTGATGCTGTTGCTGCGGGCGATCTTGGCGCCGGTACTGCTCATCCTCTCCACGGTGCTTTCCTTCGCCACAGCGCTTGGTGTTTCAGCGATCGTGTTCAATCACGTCTTCCAGTTCCCGGGTTCGGATCCGGCGGTGCCGCTGTATGCGTTCGTGTTCCTAGTGGCGCTCGGCATTGACTACAACATTTTCTTGATGACCCGAGTGCGCGAGGAAGCGCTCGAGCACGGCACTCGCAGCGGCATCTTGCGGGGGCTGGTGATCACCGGTGGGGTGATCACTTCAGCTGGCGTGGTGCTTGCCGCCACATTCGCGGCGCTTGCCGTTGTGCCCGTCGTGTTTATGCTGCAGGTGTCGTTCATCGTGGCATTCGGCGTGCTGCTCGATACCTTCGTCGTGCGTTCGCTGCTGGTGCCCGCGCTTGGTTATGACATCGGCCGGGCGATCTGGTGGCCGTCAACGCTTCGGCACAAGCAGGACACGGATGCGATCGATCTGCAGCGGATCAGCGCACCGGAGGCAATGCACTCAGACAACTGA
- a CDS encoding dihydrolipoamide acetyltransferase family protein: protein MTVVNLPDVGEGLTEATIVQWHVAAGDSVEVNQVIVEIETAKSLVELPSPVSGTVTKLLVAEGDEVEVGRPILDLQTSEADTEQQAPKPASEQGDADGSGGANLVGYGTVTAPTSRRAKRRAADKPASTTPSTPTTTKPAGASQPAASTAAPARAASATGLPVLAKPPIRKLAKNLGVDLAQVQPSGASGEITRQDVVHHAEQARVFQNIETPQWSPQREEHHPVAGVRKQIAQNMVKSMFTAPHVTLFVDVDATRTMEYVKRLKNSPDYADVKISPLLIVAKAVMWAIRRNPTTNATWTDSEYVVKHFVNLGIAAATPRGLIVPNIKDAHQLSMRQLAGALEHLTITAREGKTPPADQQHGTFTITNVGVFGVDTGTPVLMPGEVGILAFGAVRPKPWVVNDEVQVRQVTTLAASFDHRLVDGDVASRFLADVATILEEPALLLD from the coding sequence GTGACCGTGGTAAATCTGCCCGATGTGGGCGAGGGTTTAACCGAGGCAACGATTGTGCAGTGGCACGTCGCAGCCGGCGATAGCGTCGAAGTGAACCAGGTCATTGTCGAGATCGAGACGGCAAAGTCGCTCGTTGAACTCCCGAGCCCGGTATCCGGCACGGTCACGAAACTGCTCGTGGCCGAGGGCGACGAAGTCGAGGTGGGTCGCCCTATCCTCGACCTACAAACGAGCGAAGCGGATACCGAACAGCAGGCTCCGAAACCGGCTTCCGAGCAGGGGGATGCGGATGGGAGCGGCGGCGCCAACCTGGTCGGGTACGGCACCGTCACCGCACCGACCTCGAGACGCGCGAAGCGACGCGCTGCTGACAAGCCCGCATCCACCACACCGTCGACACCGACTACCACCAAGCCCGCAGGCGCGAGTCAGCCCGCTGCCAGCACCGCTGCACCCGCGCGCGCAGCAAGCGCCACCGGACTGCCGGTGCTTGCGAAACCGCCGATCCGAAAGCTCGCGAAGAACCTCGGGGTTGATCTCGCGCAGGTGCAACCCTCGGGTGCCTCCGGTGAGATTACCCGGCAGGATGTGGTGCACCACGCCGAACAGGCGCGGGTGTTCCAGAACATCGAAACTCCGCAGTGGAGCCCGCAGCGCGAGGAGCATCACCCGGTTGCGGGTGTGCGCAAGCAGATCGCACAGAACATGGTGAAGTCGATGTTCACCGCCCCACATGTGACGCTTTTTGTGGATGTTGATGCCACGCGCACGATGGAGTACGTCAAGCGGCTGAAGAACTCACCGGACTATGCCGATGTGAAGATCTCCCCGCTGCTGATCGTCGCCAAGGCGGTGATGTGGGCGATTCGCCGCAACCCGACCACGAACGCCACTTGGACCGACAGCGAGTATGTGGTGAAGCACTTCGTGAACCTCGGTATTGCCGCAGCGACGCCGCGCGGCTTGATTGTGCCGAACATTAAGGATGCGCACCAGCTGTCAATGCGGCAGCTGGCGGGCGCGCTCGAACACCTGACGATCACCGCTCGCGAAGGGAAAACACCGCCAGCGGATCAGCAACACGGCACGTTTACGATCACGAATGTTGGTGTGTTCGGGGTCGACACCGGAACCCCGGTGCTCATGCCGGGTGAGGTCGGTATTCTCGCGTTCGGCGCGGTGCGCCCCAAGCCGTGGGTGGTGAACGATGAGGTGCAGGTGCGCCAGGTGACCACCCTTGCCGCATCCTTCGATCACCGCCTCGTCGACGGTGATGTTGCCTCGCGGTTCCTGGCGGATGTGGCCACCATCCTCGAAGAACCCGCACTGCTGCTCGACTAG
- a CDS encoding 3-hydroxyacyl-CoA dehydrogenase — MSTRFANITVLGTGVLGSQIIFQTAYSGFNVVAYDVSEEAIQALPARWQQLGGYYRHDLNSTDEQLQAAVDRIRATTDLADAVKDADLVIESVPENINIKRDTYTKLSELAPEQTVFASNSSTMLLSDMASAVNRPDKFAALHFANNIWRQNIAEIMGHEGTDPEVYEELVRFAEAIGMVPVRVLKEQPGYVLNSLLVPLLGAAAGLLVKGVADHKTIDLTWRKATGAPLGPFMIYDIIGMMTPYNLALSRAETDPGQAAWAKYLKENYIDQGKLGRAVGEGFYKYDAEGNIVE, encoded by the coding sequence ATGTCCACCCGTTTCGCCAACATCACCGTGCTTGGCACCGGCGTCCTCGGCTCGCAGATCATCTTCCAAACCGCGTACTCCGGTTTCAACGTCGTCGCCTACGACGTCTCCGAGGAAGCGATTCAGGCACTGCCCGCTCGCTGGCAGCAGCTTGGCGGCTACTACCGTCACGACCTGAACTCGACCGATGAGCAGCTGCAGGCTGCAGTCGACCGCATCCGTGCAACCACCGATCTCGCCGACGCCGTTAAGGACGCCGACCTGGTCATCGAATCGGTACCGGAGAACATCAACATCAAGCGCGATACCTACACCAAGCTGTCCGAGCTTGCTCCCGAACAGACGGTGTTCGCATCCAACTCCTCGACGATGCTGCTGAGCGATATGGCCAGTGCCGTGAACCGTCCGGACAAGTTCGCCGCGCTCCACTTCGCAAACAATATTTGGCGCCAGAACATCGCCGAGATCATGGGTCACGAGGGCACCGACCCTGAGGTTTACGAAGAGCTCGTGCGCTTCGCCGAGGCGATCGGCATGGTCCCCGTGCGCGTACTGAAGGAACAGCCCGGTTACGTGCTCAACTCGCTGCTCGTGCCACTGCTCGGCGCTGCCGCCGGACTCCTGGTCAAGGGCGTCGCTGACCACAAGACCATTGACCTCACCTGGCGCAAGGCCACCGGAGCACCACTGGGCCCGTTCATGATCTACGACATCATCGGCATGATGACCCCGTACAACCTCGCGCTCTCGCGCGCCGAGACCGATCCCGGTCAGGCAGCATGGGCGAAATACCTCAAGGAGAACTACATCGACCAGGGCAAACTTGGTCGCGCCGTCGGCGAGGGCTTCTACAAGTACGACGCTGAGGGCAACATCGTCGAGTAA
- a CDS encoding YhgE/Pip domain-containing protein produces the protein MTPNHNDRLSQFVRSTSFLQLVRSELARIFSRPFNVIALIALMSVPLLYAGVYLWANKDPQGNLETVPAALVVEDDGAMVDGKLQNFGDEVADELVKDGRIGWQLVDEQTAKSGVESGEFYFAVTFPDEFSENLTSAVSETPTSAAFEVTTNDANNYLGTTIAEAVADELVSKISSKIGEEAAGKLLFGLNSAHDGFARGASAVNQLAEKLSQASDAADKLAEGANKLHDEGTQRLRESTAQMPDQANQLNSGAHKLADASQQASTGASDLASGAQELNNGLGELNDKVAELPNKAQQLADGAKQVADGNAQIAEIGDRIRDDFTVLEGVKDEIRQDARQRLIDRGYTEAEIDAIVAEVDAALDGGLIDRVDDVKHRVGEKLDQLDQLADGSQRLADGAAQLADASGLLKDAVGKASDGASRLSQGSNKLADGIDQIADGSGQLADGTQQLADAAPQLVDGVSQLDDSAELLASKLDEFAGKLPQAVDGANQIRDKLSEGAQKLPAAGEALRDRQAQTLGNPVAMSKDAFTTAAGYGEGLAPFFVSLAAWLGVFTIFLIVNPFSKRAVTAMRNPLPVAFAGWLVPALIGFIEMTLLTWLLHGPVGLHMERPGLVWMVLVISSISFAALFQALRTWLDSTGQFIGLLLLVVQVTGAGGTFPVESMPPVVVAVHQYLPMSWTITALRQTMYGGDMQIMWHQIGLLLTLLGVSLLVTWLGIAKKSTSRSMRDLRAPVIH, from the coding sequence ATGACTCCAAACCACAACGATCGACTCTCGCAGTTCGTGCGCTCAACGAGTTTCTTGCAGCTCGTGCGCAGCGAACTCGCCCGCATCTTCTCCCGCCCGTTTAACGTCATCGCGCTGATCGCGCTGATGAGCGTGCCGCTGCTGTACGCCGGCGTCTATCTCTGGGCGAACAAAGACCCGCAGGGAAACCTCGAAACCGTACCGGCCGCGCTCGTCGTCGAAGACGACGGCGCGATGGTGGACGGCAAACTTCAGAACTTCGGTGATGAGGTCGCGGATGAACTCGTCAAGGATGGCCGCATCGGTTGGCAGCTCGTCGATGAGCAGACCGCAAAGTCCGGTGTCGAATCCGGCGAGTTCTACTTCGCCGTGACCTTCCCCGATGAGTTTTCCGAAAACCTGACGAGCGCAGTGTCCGAGACCCCCACATCCGCAGCATTCGAGGTCACCACGAATGATGCGAACAACTACCTCGGTACCACCATCGCAGAAGCGGTCGCGGACGAACTCGTCAGCAAGATTTCATCCAAGATCGGCGAAGAGGCCGCGGGAAAGCTGCTCTTTGGTCTCAATAGCGCCCACGACGGTTTTGCTCGCGGAGCGTCGGCAGTGAACCAACTTGCCGAAAAGCTCAGCCAAGCCTCCGACGCAGCAGACAAATTGGCCGAAGGCGCCAACAAACTGCACGATGAAGGCACCCAGCGCCTGCGCGAATCCACGGCGCAGATGCCGGATCAGGCGAATCAGCTCAACTCGGGTGCGCATAAGCTCGCCGACGCATCGCAACAGGCTTCGACCGGCGCGAGCGACCTCGCATCCGGAGCACAAGAACTCAATAACGGCCTTGGTGAGCTCAACGACAAGGTCGCTGAGCTGCCCAATAAAGCACAGCAGCTCGCTGACGGTGCAAAACAGGTTGCCGATGGCAACGCGCAGATTGCCGAGATCGGTGACCGCATCCGCGACGATTTCACCGTACTTGAGGGCGTTAAGGACGAGATCCGCCAGGATGCCAGGCAGCGGTTGATTGACCGCGGCTACACCGAAGCAGAGATCGATGCGATCGTTGCTGAAGTTGATGCCGCGCTTGACGGCGGGCTCATCGATCGCGTCGATGATGTGAAGCATCGCGTTGGCGAGAAACTTGACCAGCTCGATCAGCTCGCCGACGGTTCCCAGCGCCTGGCCGATGGCGCCGCACAGCTGGCTGACGCATCCGGGCTATTGAAGGATGCGGTGGGTAAGGCCAGCGATGGTGCCTCGCGTCTTTCGCAGGGCAGCAACAAACTCGCCGACGGTATCGATCAGATCGCCGATGGCTCGGGCCAGCTCGCCGACGGTACCCAGCAGCTTGCTGATGCTGCACCGCAGCTCGTTGACGGAGTTTCCCAACTTGACGACAGCGCCGAGCTGCTCGCTTCGAAGCTCGATGAGTTCGCAGGCAAGCTCCCGCAGGCCGTCGACGGTGCCAACCAGATTCGTGACAAGCTCAGCGAAGGCGCCCAGAAACTCCCGGCCGCGGGTGAAGCACTGCGCGACCGACAGGCGCAGACGCTCGGCAACCCGGTGGCGATGTCGAAGGATGCGTTTACCACGGCAGCCGGCTACGGCGAGGGTCTTGCCCCGTTCTTCGTCAGTCTCGCGGCATGGCTCGGCGTGTTCACGATCTTCCTGATCGTGAACCCATTCTCCAAGCGTGCGGTCACCGCGATGCGAAACCCGCTGCCGGTCGCGTTCGCCGGCTGGCTGGTGCCCGCACTCATCGGGTTCATTGAAATGACGCTGCTCACCTGGCTGCTGCACGGCCCCGTGGGCCTGCACATGGAACGACCCGGACTGGTGTGGATGGTGCTCGTCATCAGCTCCATCTCGTTCGCGGCGCTCTTCCAAGCACTGCGTACCTGGCTCGATAGCACCGGACAGTTCATCGGTCTGCTGCTGCTCGTGGTGCAGGTCACCGGTGCTGGCGGTACCTTCCCGGTCGAGAGTATGCCGCCGGTAGTGGTAGCCGTGCACCAGTACTTGCCGATGAGCTGGACCATCACTGCGCTGCGGCAAACCATGTACGGCGGCGATATGCAGATCATGTGGCATCAGATCGGCCTGCTGCTTACCCTGCTTGGAGTATCGCTACTGGTCACCTGGCTTGGTATCGCGAAGAAGTCGACATCGCGCAGTATGCGTGACCTGCGGGCACCGGTGATTCACTAG